A region from the Silene latifolia isolate original U9 population chromosome 7, ASM4854445v1, whole genome shotgun sequence genome encodes:
- the LOC141591844 gene encoding putative inactive histone-lysine N-methyltransferase SUVR2, whose translation MAPNPRVKKAFAAMKAIGISQEKTKPALKKLLNVFDKNWDAIEAEEYRVLADAIFEYEEAEMAEKEKKKKPENADREEASEMAVWQDGSIPDETMQDEPERPLKRLRLKHQGHGAGSNGQLSPTAGGSALMIPKAEPGEPDTSPSQCAQLTIRSPRRNTRANSQLVSPQSLPRRKGKEPATSHNDEPSSVIVQPSEKPSQALRLKESRTEQGTATYGNQKQAQMIGLITPKDEPITDDVVSIEPLAVVLPESLNNKAPSKSANQVGKQDSQRSRTMDGVDEGMGSLASTAQEKQLQKVDVSDRASSKLNIAASTLGKVQISLTCNPVSEEHEMHMPDLEAVLKKVNDNCLKTYKIMDPEFSVTKLMKQFCDCVEELGQIVDDSMDNRLSTIPLCSSLNEEACGDVAVTNNRTLANNMTPPLVSTSPEIDMQSEINAIAEMNLKSIVVASPYDTSDITMGREMVKVSLEKFNCEFLPTFHYISRNIILDNADVKFSLAQFGDQDCCFSCHADCLSPSLSCNCARHNGGELSYTADGLVKEQFLNECVSLVRNPQKHDLTFCEVCQLELFKNEDILDPCKGHLKRKFLKECYTKCGCSQNCGNRVVQGGLRCNLQVFWTPEGKGWGLRALDNLPKGAFVCEFVGEILTMMELRERNLSRSNDKHSYSLLLDTDWGTRALKEEEFLCLDATLYGNVARFINHRCTDANLIEIPVEVETPSHHYYHIALFTTRDVNAFEELTWDYGVDFDDNEQYMKTFSCLCGSQFCRNMKRSRPRSALTLQ comes from the exons ATGGCACCAAATCCTAGAGTTAAAAAAGCTTTCGCTGCTATGAAGGCCATTGGGATTTCGCAAGAAAAAACAAAACCGGCCTTGAAAAAGCTTCTTAACGTGTTTGACAAGAACTGGGATGCAATAGAAGCAGAAGAATATAGGGTTCTTGCTGATGCTATATTTGAATATGAGGAAGCTGAG ATGGCtgagaaagagaagaagaagaagccagAAAATGCTGAC CGAGAGGAAGCATCTGAGATGGCAGTCTGGCAGGATGGTTCTATACCGGATGAAACTATGCAGGATGAGCCAGAAAGGCCTTTGAAAAGGTTGCGTCTAAAACACCAAGGCCATGGCGCTGGTTCCAATGGCCAACTAAGCCCAACAGCAGGCGGTAGTGCTTTGATGATACCCAAAGCAGAGCCCGGGGAGCCTGACACTTCTCCTAGCCAATGTGCTCAGCTTACGATAAGATCCCCTCGACGAAATACAAGAGCCAATTCTCAGCTGGTCTCACCACAATCTCTTCCGAGACGCAAGGGGAAGGAACCTGCTACATCCCATAATGACGAGCCTAGCTCAGTGATAGTACAACCATCGGAGAAACCTTCCCAGGCATTGAGGCTAAAAGAGTCAAGGACTGAACAAGGCACTGCTACTTATGGAAATCAAAAGCAGGCTCAAATGATCGGATTGATAACACCCAAAGATGAGCCAATTACCGATGATGTGGTGTCTATTGAGCCTCTTGCTGTTGTCCTTCCTG AATCCTTAAACAATAAAGCTCCTTCAAAATCTGCTAATCAAGTTGGTAAGCAAGATAGCCAAAGATCTAGGACTATGGACGGAGTTGATGAAGGCATGGGATCATTGGCATCAACTGCACAAGAGAAGCAGTTGCAAAAGGTTGATGTTTCTGACAGAGCTTCTTCAAAACTAAACATTGCAGCCTCAACTCTAGGAAAGGTTCAGATATCTCTGACCTGCAACCCGGTTTCCGAAGAACATGAGATGCACATGCCTGATTTGGAAGCAGTTTTGAAGAAAGTCAATGATAACTGTCTTAAAACCTACAAAATTATGGACCCTGAATTTTCTGTAACAAAGCTGATGAAACAGTTCTGTGATTGTGTTGAGGAGCTTGGCCAAATTGTCGATGATTCAATGGATAATAGATTGAGTACCATTCCTCTCTGTAGTTCTTTAAACGAAGAAGCTTGTGGTGATGTTGCTGTTACAAATAATAGGACCTTGGCGAATAATATGACTCCACCATTAGTTTCTACTAGTCCAGAGATAGACATGCAATCTGAAATAAATGCGATTGCTGAAATGAATCTCAAGAGCATAGTGGTTGCTAGTCCTTATGATACGAGTGATATTACAATGGGCAGAGAAATGGTTAAGGTTTCCTTGGAAAAATTTAACTGCGAGTTTCTACCTACATTCCATTATATTTCTCGAAATATCATTTTGGATAATGCTGATGTGAAGTTTTCTCTTGCACAATTTGGTGATCAAGATTGTTGTTTTTCATGTCATGCCGATTGTTTGTCACCATCCCTATCTTGCAACTGTGCACGACACAATGGGGGAGAATTATCATACACAGCAGACGGTCTGGTCAAGGAACAATTTCTTAATGAGTGTGTTTCTTTGGTCCGGAACCCCCAGAAGCATGACCTGACGTTCTGTGAGGTGTGCCAACTAGAGCTATTTAAAAATGAGGATATACTAGATCCATGTAAGGGCCATTTGAAGAGGAAGTTTCTGAAAGAATGTTATACTAAATGTGGCTGCAGCCAAAATTGTGGAAATCGAGTTGTACAAGGAGGCCTAAGGTGTAACTTGCAG GTGTTCTGGACTCCTGAAGGAAAGGGCTGGGGGCTGAGGGCATTGGACAATCTCCCTAAAGGAGCCTTTGTTTGTGAATTTGTCGGAGAAATACTGACTATGATGGAGCTTCGTGAGAGAAATTTGAGTAGAAGCAATGACAAACATTCATATTCACTACTACTTGATACCGATTGGGGTACACGGGCATTAAAAGAGGAAGAATTTCTTTGCTTGGATGCCACATTGTATGGAAATGTTGCGAGGTTTATCAATCACAG ATGCACAGATGCAAACTTAATTGAAATTCCAGTTGAAGTAGAGACTCCTAGCCATCATTACTATCAT ATAGCATTATTTACAACCAGAGATGTGAATGCTTTTGAAGAGTTAACATGG GATTATGGAGTGGATTTTGATGACAATGAGCAGTACATGAAAACATTCAGTTGTCTATGTGGTAGCCAGTTTTGCCGCAACATGAAACGTTCAA GACCTAGATCCGCCTTAACCTTGCAGTAA